A portion of the Chloroflexota bacterium genome contains these proteins:
- the nrfD gene encoding polysulfide reductase NrfD: MQLRPVLTERDINRDLLRPVLATPLWFYFLMGGLAIGVCVAIGGFAWAINHGTGVYGINRPVMWGFLLVNFVFWVGISHAGVMLSAILRLSNAEWRRPATRAAEVLTIFALGTAALHPLFHTGRPWRIYWSMPPGYDLGRGIWPDIRSPFVWDPTAISTYLTGTTLFVILLLIPDLAVLRDRSSGLMHKVYGFMSLGWKGNTRQWKLQIIAGFLLSALILPVFVSVHSIVSWDFAVQIAVEGWNATIFAPYFVIGAVHSGVAGVISVLALLRWMFRWENYIRDDHFDALARLMIVVATAWFYFFVIEFLLGIYPNEEPELSLRMLQVFEWPFSATFIIFVLMGYVVPVPLWLFKKVRTNVALMFWTTLMVNIGMWLERFIIIIPSLMRKQPLTFNWGSYNPSPIELILVAGSFCLVFLGVLTFSKFFPIIPLADAKEGVALETHVRVGKVMVPAAYREE; this comes from the coding sequence ATGCAACTGCGCCCCGTTCTGACAGAGCGGGATATCAACCGCGATCTGCTGCGGCCAGTGCTGGCGACGCCCCTCTGGTTCTACTTCCTGATGGGCGGGCTGGCCATTGGCGTGTGCGTGGCGATCGGCGGTTTCGCGTGGGCCATCAACCACGGTACGGGCGTGTACGGCATCAACCGCCCCGTCATGTGGGGCTTCCTGCTGGTCAACTTCGTGTTCTGGGTCGGCATCAGCCACGCCGGCGTCATGCTCTCGGCCATCCTCCGCCTCAGCAACGCCGAGTGGCGACGCCCCGCGACCCGCGCGGCGGAGGTGCTCACCATCTTTGCGCTGGGCACCGCGGCCCTGCACCCGCTCTTCCACACGGGCCGCCCGTGGCGCATCTACTGGTCCATGCCCCCCGGCTACGACCTCGGCCGCGGCATCTGGCCCGACATCCGGTCCCCCTTCGTCTGGGACCCGACTGCCATCTCGACGTACCTGACGGGCACGACGCTCTTCGTCATCCTGCTGCTCATCCCGGACCTGGCCGTGCTCCGCGACCGGTCCTCTGGGCTCATGCACAAGGTGTACGGCTTCATGAGCCTCGGCTGGAAGGGCAACACGCGGCAGTGGAAGCTGCAGATCATCGCGGGCTTCCTGCTGTCGGCGCTCATCCTGCCCGTGTTCGTCTCGGTGCACAGCATCGTGTCGTGGGACTTCGCGGTGCAGATCGCCGTCGAGGGCTGGAACGCGACCATCTTCGCGCCGTACTTCGTCATCGGCGCCGTGCACTCCGGCGTGGCCGGCGTGATCTCGGTGCTCGCGCTGCTGCGGTGGATGTTCCGCTGGGAGAACTACATCCGCGACGACCACTTCGACGCCCTCGCGCGGCTGATGATCGTGGTGGCGACGGCGTGGTTCTACTTCTTCGTCATCGAGTTCCTGCTGGGCATCTACCCCAACGAGGAGCCGGAGCTCTCGCTGCGGATGCTGCAGGTCTTCGAGTGGCCCTTCAGCGCGACGTTCATCATCTTCGTCCTCATGGGCTACGTGGTGCCCGTGCCGCTGTGGCTGTTCAAGAAGGTGCGGACGAACGTGGCCCTCATGTTCTGGACGACACTCATGGTCAACATCGGCATGTGGCTGGAGCGTTTCATCATCATCATCCCCAGCCTCATGCGCAAACAACCGCTCACATTCAACTGGGGCTCGTACAACCCGAGTCCCATCGAGCTGATCCTGGTCGCAGGCAGTTTCTGTCTCGTGTTCCTTGGCGTTCTCACGTTCTCCAAGTTCTTCCCCATCATCCCGCTGGCGGACGCCAAGGAGGGGGTCGCATTGGAGACGCACGTTCGGGTAGGCAAGGTGATGGTCCCGGCCGCGTACCGGGAGGAATAG
- a CDS encoding DUF3341 domain-containing protein: MAGRSVLGVFKEVDEAVDAADKLRESGLEDFEVLSGTPYPEGAFGEKVANHRLYVWPLMGAMLGFSIAVLVTAGTQLAYPLVTGGKPILALPAMFIIAYEGTMLGAIISTIIGVIFESRLPKAKLDLYDPRITEGYIGLVVVAPEGEAERVDALFKSANAADVQLEPVSG; the protein is encoded by the coding sequence ATGGCAGGCAGAAGCGTTCTGGGAGTGTTCAAGGAGGTCGACGAGGCCGTCGACGCAGCCGACAAGCTGCGCGAGAGCGGCCTTGAAGACTTTGAGGTGCTGTCCGGCACCCCGTACCCGGAGGGGGCCTTCGGCGAGAAGGTGGCCAACCACCGTCTCTACGTGTGGCCGCTGATGGGCGCAATGCTCGGATTCTCCATCGCCGTGCTGGTGACCGCGGGGACGCAGCTCGCCTACCCGCTGGTGACCGGCGGCAAGCCCATCCTCGCCCTGCCCGCCATGTTCATCATCGCCTACGAGGGCACGATGCTGGGCGCCATCATCTCCACCATCATCGGCGTCATCTTCGAGTCCCGCCTGCCCAAGGCCAAGCTCGACCTGTACGACCCCCGCATCACGGAGGGCTACATAGGCCTCGTCGTCGTCGCCCCGGAGGGCGAGGCGGAACGCGTCGATGCCCTGTTCAAGTCGGCCAACGCCGCAGACGTCCAACTGGAGCCAGTGAGCGGCTAA
- a CDS encoding cytochrome c: MARRGVVFALAAIALLLLASGCLAKSGSYAPIDWAAEMHYTQTYRPQEPPRLDSPPGAVPFKFAGDERTLTRAPHVDPSDYTSLVNPRAGEAAPGTAGYDQAVELYRWNCSHCHGMEGAGDGRVNEFLTAYSYVPVPNLADEATVEKTDGDIYGILTDGVLVMPAFRNLLSVEDRWLLVDYVRQLQES; encoded by the coding sequence GTGGCACGTCGTGGCGTCGTGTTCGCCCTTGCGGCGATCGCGTTGCTGCTGCTCGCCTCCGGGTGTCTTGCCAAGAGCGGCAGCTACGCCCCCATCGACTGGGCGGCGGAGATGCACTATACGCAGACCTACCGGCCCCAGGAGCCGCCGCGGCTCGATTCGCCGCCCGGCGCCGTGCCGTTCAAGTTCGCCGGCGACGAGCGCACGCTGACCCGCGCGCCCCACGTCGACCCTTCGGACTACACGTCACTCGTCAACCCGCGCGCCGGCGAGGCCGCACCCGGGACAGCAGGCTACGATCAGGCCGTCGAGCTCTACCGCTGGAACTGCTCCCACTGCCACGGCATGGAGGGCGCCGGCGACGGCCGCGTCAACGAGTTCCTGACCGCCTACAGCTACGTCCCCGTACCGAACCTCGCCGACGAGGCCACTGTCGAGAAGACGGACGGCGACATCTACGGCATCCTGACCGACGGCGTGCTGGTCATGCCCGCCTTCCGGAACCTCCTGTCAGTCGAGGACCGGTGGCTGCTCGTCGACTATGTCCGGCAGCTCCAGGAAAGCTAG
- a CDS encoding cytochrome c-type biogenesis protein CcmH — translation MATVRRLAPVTLVSSMAALALLACTSAVSPLSPEEQRAQAVDQSLICPICPGETIDRSQVQLAKDMQVIVREQIDEGRTDAEIRQFFVDRYGERVLAAPPREGFHWLVWAVPPTGIALGLLALFWVTQLMGRRPPEPQPAERLAGGEGDLAPYLQQVDRELAGDGPATGDEDSKENT, via the coding sequence GTGGCGACAGTTCGGCGGCTTGCACCTGTAACGCTCGTCTCGAGCATGGCGGCGCTCGCGCTGCTGGCCTGCACCTCCGCCGTCTCGCCGCTGTCACCGGAGGAGCAGCGCGCGCAGGCCGTCGACCAGTCCCTCATCTGCCCCATCTGCCCCGGCGAGACCATCGACCGCTCGCAGGTGCAGCTCGCCAAGGACATGCAGGTCATCGTCCGCGAGCAGATCGACGAGGGACGCACCGACGCGGAGATCCGGCAGTTCTTCGTCGACCGCTACGGCGAGCGGGTGCTCGCCGCGCCGCCGCGCGAGGGCTTTCACTGGCTGGTGTGGGCCGTGCCGCCCACGGGCATCGCGCTCGGGCTGCTGGCCCTCTTCTGGGTGACGCAGCTCATGGGCCGGCGCCCGCCGGAGCCGCAACCCGCCGAGCGTCTCGCCGGCGGCGAGGGCGACCTCGCGCCCTACCTGCAGCAGGTGGATCGCGAGCTCGCCGGCGACGGGCCGGCGACGGGCGACGAGGACAGCAAGGAGAACACGTAA
- a CDS encoding heme lyase CcmF/NrfE family subunit, whose product MADLGSITLLLAVALAAYAGVGSLVGQWRHAPEMLLSARYAAYLTPFMLGVSMVVLILAFVDHDFSLRYVAGNSNRAMDPWLTWVAFYAGNEGSLLFIAAIFSGAAALAIRLAPDEVRPALPFTTAVLMAVTVFFVAVMMTMANPFYELPVTPPDGQGINPLLTHPGMFFHPPMLMSGLIGVALPFAFAIGHLLAGQTGDEWVDTARTWGLVVWATLTIGLLLGAWWAYTILGWGGYWAWDPVENAGLLPWLPLTAFIHSIMVQRRRGMFRMWNIALIILAWGFAMYGMFMNRGGPVPSVHSFGQSTMGWIFLLFLGVNLIGAFAVFFWRYNRLRSDAPLESRLSREAAFLLNNVLFLMIALVTLWGVVYPLVTDVFQGVIVTVGRPYFDIVAGPIFLALVALMGVGPLLPWRRSSGGGLLRLLRFPIIIGIIAAIIAVALGARAFLPALAFGVCGLAAAGIVREWVRGTQVRHTRGEGYPTAFGRLIMSNRPRYGGYIAHIGIVLIAFAATGSSFYSVQDDFSLAPGERAALGSYEVEFLGSTATLKPDRIERRAQLQVYKDGQPLEQVEAGFAFYPAFSMAATRAGIRQTPVEDLYILASEFSADGRALFRIHINPLVVWLWIAGPILVLGTVVSLWPERQRAAAALPAMRAVPAT is encoded by the coding sequence ATGGCTGACCTGGGCTCCATAACGCTCCTCCTCGCGGTGGCCCTCGCCGCCTATGCGGGCGTCGGCTCGCTGGTTGGTCAGTGGCGCCACGCCCCCGAGATGCTCCTGAGCGCCCGCTACGCCGCCTACCTGACGCCCTTCATGCTCGGCGTCAGCATGGTCGTCCTCATCCTCGCCTTCGTAGACCACGACTTCTCGCTGCGCTACGTGGCTGGCAACAGCAACCGCGCCATGGACCCGTGGCTCACTTGGGTCGCCTTTTACGCCGGCAACGAGGGCTCGCTCCTCTTCATCGCCGCCATCTTCTCGGGCGCCGCCGCCCTCGCCATCCGCCTCGCGCCCGACGAGGTCCGCCCGGCCCTGCCCTTCACCACCGCCGTCCTAATGGCCGTCACCGTTTTCTTCGTCGCAGTGATGATGACGATGGCCAACCCCTTCTACGAGCTCCCCGTCACGCCCCCCGACGGCCAGGGCATCAACCCGCTCCTGACCCACCCCGGCATGTTCTTCCACCCGCCCATGCTCATGTCCGGCCTCATCGGCGTCGCGCTCCCCTTCGCCTTCGCCATCGGCCACCTGCTGGCCGGGCAGACCGGCGACGAGTGGGTCGACACGGCGCGCACGTGGGGCCTCGTCGTCTGGGCGACGCTGACCATCGGCCTGCTGCTCGGCGCGTGGTGGGCGTACACCATCCTCGGCTGGGGCGGCTACTGGGCCTGGGACCCCGTCGAGAACGCCGGGCTGCTCCCGTGGCTGCCCCTGACGGCCTTCATCCACTCCATCATGGTGCAGCGGCGGCGCGGCATGTTCCGCATGTGGAACATCGCCCTCATCATCCTGGCATGGGGTTTCGCCATGTACGGGATGTTCATGAACCGGGGCGGCCCCGTGCCCTCCGTCCACTCCTTCGGCCAGTCGACGATGGGCTGGATCTTCCTCCTCTTCCTGGGCGTGAACCTCATCGGCGCATTCGCCGTCTTCTTCTGGCGCTACAACCGCCTCCGCAGCGACGCCCCGCTGGAATCGCGGCTCTCCCGCGAGGCCGCCTTCCTGCTCAACAACGTGCTCTTCCTGATGATCGCGCTGGTGACCCTCTGGGGCGTCGTCTACCCGCTGGTGACCGACGTCTTCCAGGGCGTCATCGTCACCGTCGGCCGCCCCTACTTCGACATCGTCGCGGGGCCGATATTCCTCGCGCTGGTCGCCCTCATGGGCGTCGGCCCGCTCTTACCCTGGCGGCGCTCGTCCGGCGGCGGGCTGCTGCGACTGCTGCGTTTCCCCATCATCATCGGGATCATTGCTGCCATCATCGCGGTGGCCCTCGGCGCGAGGGCCTTCCTCCCCGCCCTCGCCTTCGGCGTCTGCGGACTCGCGGCCGCGGGCATCGTGCGCGAGTGGGTGCGCGGCACGCAGGTGCGCCACACCCGCGGCGAGGGCTATCCCACGGCGTTCGGCCGCCTCATCATGTCCAACCGGCCCCGCTACGGCGGCTACATCGCCCACATCGGCATCGTGCTCATCGCCTTTGCGGCGACGGGCTCGTCGTTCTACAGCGTGCAGGACGACTTCTCCCTCGCGCCCGGCGAGCGCGCAGCCCTCGGCAGCTACGAGGTAGAGTTCCTCGGCAGCACCGCCACGCTGAAGCCCGACCGGATCGAGCGGCGCGCGCAGCTACAGGTCTACAAGGACGGCCAGCCGCTGGAGCAGGTCGAGGCCGGCTTTGCCTTCTACCCGGCCTTCTCCATGGCCGCGACGCGCGCGGGCATCCGGCAGACGCCCGTGGAGGACCTCTACATCCTCGCCAGCGAGTTCTCGGCCGACGGCCGCGCCCTCTTCCGCATCCACATCAACCCGCTGGTCGTCTGGCTGTGGATTGCCGGGCCCATCTTGGTGCTCGGCACCGTCGTCTCGCTGTGGCCGGAGCGCCAGCGCGCCGCCGCCGCCCTCCCCGCCATGCGCGCCGTGCCGGCAACATGA
- a CDS encoding type II toxin-antitoxin system VapC family toxin has product MLLPDVNVLVYAHVEDSSPEHAAYADWVTRLATGPEPFALSVLVLSGFVRVVTNPRIFNPPSTLDRSFAFISALLERPTARVVGPGPDHLEIFERLCREARATGKLVADAQHAAVAVEHGCTMVTTDSDFGRFQGFQWQHPLRPARL; this is encoded by the coding sequence ATGCTGCTCCCTGACGTGAATGTTCTCGTCTACGCCCACGTGGAGGACTCCTCCCCCGAACATGCGGCGTACGCCGACTGGGTCACAAGGCTGGCGACCGGCCCTGAGCCGTTTGCCCTGTCTGTTCTGGTCCTGTCGGGTTTCGTCCGCGTGGTCACGAACCCGCGCATCTTCAATCCACCGTCCACCCTGGACCGGTCGTTCGCCTTCATATCGGCCCTGCTGGAGCGGCCGACGGCGCGTGTCGTGGGCCCCGGGCCCGACCACCTGGAAATCTTCGAGCGCCTGTGCCGCGAGGCCAGGGCCACTGGGAAGCTGGTCGCTGACGCCCAGCATGCGGCGGTTGCGGTGGAGCATGGGTGCACCATGGTCACAACGGACTCCGACTTTGGCCGGTTTCAGGGGTTCCAGTGGCAGCACCCGCTCCGCCCCGCCCGGCTCTAA
- a CDS encoding ribbon-helix-helix protein, CopG family, with translation MRTTISLEEQLARQIRREAAARGMSGSAFIASTMDDALKRSKPQEPPPFHLVTVRGVRPVPGVDLDRTRDLDVQDDETRYARGR, from the coding sequence ATGAGAACGACGATCTCCCTTGAAGAACAGCTGGCAAGGCAAATCCGTCGGGAAGCAGCGGCCCGCGGCATGAGCGGGAGCGCCTTCATTGCCAGCACGATGGACGACGCTCTGAAGCGTTCCAAGCCGCAAGAACCGCCGCCGTTTCACCTGGTGACTGTTCGCGGGGTCCGCCCCGTGCCCGGAGTGGACCTCGACCGGACGCGGGACCTGGACGTCCAGGATGACGAGACCCGGTATGCCCGCGGGCGGTGA
- a CDS encoding TlpA disulfide reductase family protein — protein sequence MTQDADRRANRQRLIVMAIVAVPLIAFFAVLGVALSRSGGVPAGVAINSTLGEAEVQTEVARDFTLTTFDGKTVRLSGLRGSYVMVDFWSSWCPPCIEEAPVLAAAYDRYRPQGVEFVGVAVWDVEDEAARFIEESGAPSPAGADTRGVIGVDYGLTGIPEKYFIDPQGRIVRKYVGPMSEDALNTVLQELLATP from the coding sequence ATGACGCAGGACGCCGACCGCCGGGCCAACCGCCAGCGCCTCATCGTCATGGCGATCGTCGCCGTGCCGCTCATTGCCTTCTTTGCGGTGCTCGGCGTCGCCCTGTCCCGCAGCGGCGGCGTCCCCGCCGGCGTCGCCATCAACAGCACCCTCGGAGAGGCCGAGGTCCAGACGGAGGTGGCCCGCGACTTCACCCTCACCACCTTCGACGGCAAGACCGTGCGCCTCTCCGGCCTGCGCGGCAGCTACGTCATGGTCGACTTCTGGTCGTCGTGGTGCCCGCCCTGCATTGAGGAGGCCCCCGTCCTCGCCGCCGCCTACGACCGCTACCGGCCGCAGGGCGTCGAGTTCGTCGGCGTCGCCGTATGGGACGTCGAGGACGAGGCCGCCCGCTTCATCGAGGAGTCCGGCGCACCCTCCCCCGCCGGCGCCGACACCCGCGGCGTCATAGGCGTCGACTACGGCCTCACCGGCATCCCGGAAAAGTACTTCATAGACCCCCAGGGCCGCATAGTCCGCAAGTACGTCGGCCCCATGAGCGAAGACGCCCTGAATACCGTCCTGCAGGAGCTCCTCGCCACGCCATAG
- a CDS encoding DUF1295 domain-containing protein — translation MIEWLGIEHLFDLSTTEAVWGFLTPLIIFAAFALAQIILPARRVPGYVIDEATGEPRNYRLNGVLVFLLAIAVWATEITGMPRDWFYRSTMYAIAGGTVVTFIFALIAVFGAPKTALNPIAAFWTGRVREISFLGDRFNFDVKMWFYVVGGTMLALNALSGAAWHYEEFGGNANPGIYLYAAFFTFYTLDYFIFERVQLYTYDLIHERLGFMLFWGGLVVYGWLFILPLWGMAAYPDPGFSTGWTYVWLIGTGALFLLGWSISRGANLQKYTFKRWPDRKFLGIIEPKYIEAGDRKILYSGFWGVARHFNYMGEGFLSLSIALVFGHFDVPWAWTYFVFIVTLFTFRQRDDDRHCAEKYGPEKWAEYKSRVKYRIFPGVY, via the coding sequence ATGATCGAGTGGCTGGGCATTGAACACCTTTTCGATCTCTCCACCACGGAGGCGGTCTGGGGGTTCCTCACCCCCCTCATCATCTTCGCCGCCTTTGCCCTCGCGCAGATCATCCTGCCCGCGAGGCGCGTCCCCGGCTACGTCATCGACGAGGCCACCGGCGAGCCCCGCAATTACCGCCTCAACGGGGTCCTCGTCTTCCTCCTCGCCATCGCCGTGTGGGCGACCGAGATCACCGGCATGCCCCGCGACTGGTTCTACCGCTCCACCATGTACGCCATCGCCGGCGGCACCGTCGTCACCTTCATCTTCGCCCTCATCGCCGTGTTCGGCGCGCCCAAGACCGCGCTCAACCCCATCGCCGCGTTCTGGACCGGCCGCGTCCGCGAGATCTCGTTCCTGGGCGACCGCTTCAACTTCGACGTGAAGATGTGGTTCTACGTCGTCGGCGGCACGATGCTCGCCCTCAACGCCCTCTCCGGCGCCGCCTGGCACTACGAGGAGTTCGGCGGCAACGCCAACCCCGGCATCTACCTCTACGCCGCCTTCTTCACCTTCTACACCCTCGACTACTTCATCTTCGAGCGCGTCCAGCTCTACACCTACGACCTCATCCACGAGCGCCTCGGCTTCATGCTCTTCTGGGGCGGCCTTGTGGTCTACGGGTGGCTCTTCATCCTCCCGCTGTGGGGCATGGCCGCCTACCCGGACCCCGGCTTCTCGACGGGCTGGACGTACGTGTGGCTCATCGGCACCGGCGCCCTCTTCCTGCTCGGCTGGAGCATCTCGCGCGGCGCCAACCTGCAGAAGTACACGTTCAAGCGATGGCCCGACCGCAAGTTTCTCGGCATCATCGAGCCCAAGTACATCGAGGCCGGCGACCGCAAGATCCTCTACAGCGGCTTCTGGGGCGTCGCCCGCCACTTCAACTACATGGGAGAGGGCTTCCTCTCGCTCTCCATCGCCCTGGTCTTCGGCCACTTCGACGTCCCCTGGGCATGGACTTACTTCGTCTTCATCGTCACCCTCTTCACCTTCCGCCAGCGCGACGACGACAGGCACTGCGCAGAAAAGTACGGCCCGGAGAAATGGGCGGAGTACAAGTCACGCGTGAAGTACCGCATCTTCCCCGGGGTGTACTAG
- a CDS encoding response regulator transcription factor, translating to MASGERLRVMIVDDHSVLRFGLKQVLEQTGEFEVVGQAADGEEAVRVAAEVLPDTIVMDVMLPKKDGVAACREIMEAHPETRVVMLTASTEEDAVVEAVAAGATGYLQKETGLDRLLAVVRGVAQGELHVPAEVVRRVFKGMRGRETGDAAQKAGLTTREREILISFARGMSYARIAEERGIRPVTVRNAVYGIQQKLNVASMQELVLWAARNGLTEG from the coding sequence ATGGCATCGGGTGAGCGCCTCCGGGTGATGATCGTCGACGACCATTCGGTCCTGCGGTTCGGCCTGAAGCAGGTCCTCGAGCAGACGGGGGAGTTCGAGGTGGTCGGACAGGCCGCGGACGGCGAGGAGGCGGTGCGGGTGGCCGCCGAGGTGCTGCCCGACACCATCGTCATGGACGTGATGCTGCCGAAGAAAGACGGTGTGGCGGCGTGCAGGGAGATCATGGAGGCCCATCCCGAGACGCGGGTGGTCATGCTGACGGCCTCCACGGAGGAGGACGCGGTGGTGGAGGCCGTGGCCGCGGGGGCGACCGGCTACCTCCAGAAGGAAACGGGCCTGGACCGGCTGCTGGCAGTCGTACGCGGCGTTGCGCAGGGGGAGCTTCACGTGCCTGCCGAGGTTGTGCGGCGCGTGTTCAAGGGTATGCGCGGTAGAGAGACAGGCGATGCCGCGCAGAAGGCCGGCCTGACAACACGGGAAAGGGAGATCCTCATCTCCTTTGCACGTGGCATGTCCTACGCCCGAATAGCGGAGGAGCGGGGGATCAGGCCGGTGACCGTTCGCAACGCCGTCTACGGCATTCAGCAGAAGCTGAACGTCGCGTCGATGCAGGAGCTGGTGCTCTGGGCGGCGCGGAACGGCCTGACGGAGGGGTAG
- a CDS encoding histidine kinase has product MLHGTLINQGRFILTRTTSALRANDWSRSQSDSDGLRFLTSIAVWGHWAGVAIFLYEIVHHIGDEFAEFFLYAVLVFTLAGINGSLHYRLWSNRTLTWDWLLILFTLDAVLVSVWLALSGGFDHPFIHLFYYPVLAAFALSLGSFRHSMALMTTVSAVYVGISLTAGNGIDLAANEHETVLARVAVMYAVVAAVTLAMRFERVGRRRAEEHERALERERMELSHTIHDTAAQSAYMIGLGIDSARNLAGNANPELAATLEETSHMSRSILWELRHPINMGGIYEGRGIGRTLRSHATSFTNITGVPAELKQTGFEPELSTQQTSLLFSIAHNALTNAYRHAEACRVAVDLAFGEDDIRLSVSDDGAGLSEGYAERGSGFANMASSAERLGGSLIVEERGAMGGASVTCVIPMQREREERRDGIG; this is encoded by the coding sequence ATGCTCCACGGAACACTCATCAACCAGGGCCGGTTCATCCTCACCAGGACAACCAGCGCCCTGCGGGCAAACGACTGGTCACGCAGCCAGAGCGATTCCGATGGTCTGCGGTTCCTTACGAGCATTGCGGTCTGGGGACACTGGGCCGGCGTGGCTATCTTTCTGTATGAGATCGTGCATCACATCGGCGACGAATTTGCCGAGTTCTTCCTGTATGCAGTGTTGGTGTTCACGTTGGCCGGGATCAACGGATCCCTCCACTACCGGCTCTGGTCCAACAGAACGCTTACCTGGGATTGGCTTCTGATCCTCTTCACGCTGGACGCGGTGCTGGTGTCTGTGTGGCTGGCTCTGAGCGGCGGCTTCGACCACCCCTTCATCCATCTCTTCTACTACCCCGTGCTGGCGGCCTTCGCGTTGAGCCTCGGTTCCTTCAGACACTCCATGGCCCTGATGACCACTGTGTCCGCCGTCTACGTGGGAATCAGCCTGACGGCGGGCAACGGAATAGACCTTGCGGCCAATGAACATGAGACCGTCCTTGCCCGGGTTGCCGTCATGTATGCGGTTGTCGCCGCAGTCACGCTGGCCATGAGGTTCGAACGAGTGGGGCGCAGGCGGGCCGAGGAGCACGAGCGGGCCCTCGAGCGCGAGCGCATGGAGCTGTCCCACACCATTCACGACACCGCAGCCCAGTCCGCCTACATGATCGGACTGGGCATCGACTCGGCCAGAAACCTGGCCGGCAACGCGAACCCGGAACTGGCTGCCACGCTTGAGGAGACCTCTCACATGTCCCGGTCCATTCTCTGGGAACTGCGCCACCCCATCAACATGGGAGGCATCTACGAGGGGCGGGGGATCGGCAGGACCCTCAGGTCACACGCAACCAGCTTCACCAATATCACCGGTGTCCCGGCCGAGTTGAAGCAGACCGGATTCGAGCCGGAGCTGTCAACGCAGCAGACGAGTCTGCTCTTCTCGATTGCGCACAACGCGCTCACCAACGCCTACCGCCATGCGGAGGCATGCAGGGTGGCTGTTGACCTTGCCTTCGGCGAGGATGACATCCGCCTGTCGGTGTCGGACGACGGGGCCGGGCTTTCCGAGGGCTACGCGGAGCGCGGCAGTGGCTTCGCAAACATGGCCAGTAGCGCGGAGCGCCTGGGAGGGAGCCTCATCGTGGAGGAACGAGGGGCCATGGGCGGGGCGAGCGTGACCTGCGTGATCCCCATGCAGCGCGAACGAGAGGAGCGCCGCGATGGCATCGGGTGA
- a CDS encoding GNAT family N-acetyltransferase, which yields MSTGEVTIRDCRREDVASVLALWAASPAAPTPTDTPEDLERAVSEPGLEFLVAESNGEITGTIIGGFDGWRGSIYRLTVAEQYQRQGIGRALLEEVKARFALNGVKVVGAYVRKDHPWALDYWDSVGFKLDERFVIFMHRM from the coding sequence ATGTCGACAGGGGAAGTGACGATCAGGGATTGCCGCCGAGAAGACGTTGCAAGCGTCCTTGCTCTATGGGCCGCTTCGCCTGCTGCGCCTACCCCAACCGACACGCCTGAAGACCTCGAGCGCGCTGTGTCTGAGCCCGGACTCGAGTTCCTTGTAGCAGAATCGAATGGCGAAATCACCGGCACCATCATTGGGGGCTTTGACGGATGGCGCGGGTCAATCTACAGACTCACCGTTGCAGAACAGTATCAGCGGCAGGGCATTGGACGTGCGCTCCTGGAGGAAGTGAAGGCTCGCTTCGCGCTCAATGGCGTGAAGGTGGTGGGCGCGTATGTCCGAAAGGACCATCCGTGGGCGTTGGACTACTGGGATTCAGTGGGCTTCAAGCTCGACGAGCGTTTCGTGATATTCATGCATAGGATGTAG
- a CDS encoding antibiotic biosynthesis monooxygenase, with the protein MSVVKINAITPAEGAGAELEARFGKRAGEVERMEGFEGFQLLRPVEGETRYYVYTRWRSEEDFLRWVNSDEFKRGHARSDGGTPVATHSSLLSFEVVEWPVEAPVESGS; encoded by the coding sequence ATGAGCGTAGTCAAGATCAACGCGATCACCCCGGCGGAGGGCGCGGGGGCGGAGCTGGAGGCGCGGTTCGGCAAGCGGGCGGGGGAAGTGGAGCGGATGGAAGGGTTTGAGGGGTTCCAACTGCTGCGGCCCGTGGAGGGCGAGACTCGGTACTACGTGTACACGCGGTGGCGCTCCGAGGAGGACTTTCTGCGCTGGGTGAACAGCGATGAGTTCAAGCGCGGGCATGCCCGGTCGGACGGCGGGACGCCGGTGGCGACACACTCGTCGCTGCTGTCGTTCGAGGTGGTCGAGTGGCCGGTGGAGGCGCCCGTCGAGTCGGGGTCGTAG